The DNA sequence GCTTTCGGGCAAAACCTCCTTATATAGACCATAATATGGAATATCCCTCGGAATTCGAAGGTAATTAGGTCTAACAAGGCCCACCAAGGTATCCAGGCCAGCCACTTCACTAACTCActgtaaatgtttgttttgcgCAGTTTACAACTCTTCGCGTCTATCGATAGACCTTGACAAGATACGTATGAATTTTAAAGGTCTCATTGTTATCATACATCCCTTTGTTTCTTGACGAACTTTCTTGCAGTTGATCATTCCGTCAGGCCGTACCCGACGACATATTGACTGAATTAAAAACTTTAAAGAAACTCAAAGCTGTAAAGTACGCCTTGATTTCCACTTTTTGTTTACCCCCAGCAATATGTTGCTGGTACCTGTTCATAGACCAGGATGAAGAGAGACAATAAAGCAAAGTTTCTTGTCTCAGGAAACAACTCGACAGTTAAATTTGAACCCAGACCTCCTGATTGAGATGTTAACCGCTCGGACAACAAGCCTTCACTTGACACAACCTCGAGTAAAGCAAAGCTATCCCTAAGCTAGCTAAATCTTCTGGCATATAAAAGTATGCACACAAATCATCAACGAAATACaatttttaacaatattttACAAGCTTGCTTCAATCCTACCTCGTCCACAGAACATCCCACCATGGCCGCTTTCTCGTGCCTGAGTGACGTCATCAGAGCTCCGGGATTGGCCAGGCCACCAAGCCAGACAGAGGTCAACTGACCCCGTCCTATGAGGGGTTCAGAGTTTGGATTTGGAACGATTACACGTCGAACCCAGTCACTGAGCTGCTTGTGGCGCCGACTAAAATCTGTGTCAATAAGAAAACCGCGCACTGTTTAGATCAACTGGTTCGGTACCACAATTCCGGGCAAAATGCCCGGGTCTAATCGCTGGCGGGACCAACGCTCAGGTCTCTAAATaatgcaatttggaataaacaAGCACTCgtaatttttttccaagaccacaaattgcactCGCCCCACGGGCTCGTgcaattttgttagcctttgaaaaaatttactcgtgcctatgtattccaaattgcactccattAGGGTTACTCCATTGTATAAAAATTCTGGTAAACGAAATGATCCCACCAATTATCGACCAATATCGGTGATCCCAGTCGTGGCCAAAGTATTTGAACGGGTAGTCTACGACCAGTTGTATCACTATCTTaccaatctggttttcgttcTTTACATTCTACTGTAACCGCATTACTCGAAGCTACCGATAGCTGGGCAGTGAACGTTGATCGTGGCCTTGTCAATGCCGTTGTCTTCTTagacttaaaaaaggctttcgacacagttgatcatcatatcttattaacgaaattacaatattatggaTTACGCGGTTCCTGTCACGAATGGTTTACTTCGTATTTAAACAATCGTACCCAAACTTGCCAAATTAATTGCTCAATGTCAAACCCAAAATTAGTTACATGTGGTGTTCCCCAGGGAACAATTCTTGgacctttattgtttttactgtatattaatgACCTACCTAATTGCTTACATTTTTCAcaacctagaatgtatgccgatgacaccagcCTAACCTATGCCAGCGCAGATTTAAAACACATAAATGACTGCGTTAACGACGatttaaacaaggtgtatataTGGCTATCGGCTGACAAACTGACCCTTAACTTGACTAAAACTGAGTTTATGTTAGTTGGGTCGAGGCAGAAGCTATCAAAGCCTTCTGAAACTCCTTCTTTTATGATAAACGACCACCCCGTGATGCAAGTGTCAACGGCAAAATCTCTTGGAGTGCATTTTGACCAAAACTTAAGCTGGGAATGCCACATAcagagtatttgtaaaaagattgcttctgctttgggtgcaattaaaagaatacgacatcttattccttttaatgtattaattaatgtttacgacagtttaattcaaccgcattttgattactgtaatgtcgtATGGAGCAACTGCGGCATTGGTCTTTCCGATAAGCTGCAGAGGCTCCAAAATCGTGCAGCCCGTATTCTAATGTCCGCTAATTCTGATTGTAATGTGGACGATTTGTTCCTGGCACTGGGTTGGCGTAAGCTTAAACACCAAAGACCAGTATCGACGGCtattatgatgtataaaaccgtacatgggatgactcccgactatctaacatctaaatttgtatctcgtgacgaaataacttcttatcgattgaggaatactgaaaataaatcagtccttccactgccccgtaccaattatttaaagaaaagtttctccTATGGCGGAGCTAAGCTGTGGAACAGCCTATCCCATGATTTAAGATCTGCAGATTCTTTACATGATGTTAAACGCAAACTGTGTcgcaacagttttgaatgagatcatacattaatacagttttacacggcatccttgaaaagcagcttttatttgtaaatagctaggtagttaaaattttatgaatatatttttaatcagagttagtttagttaggtataatagatcttagattttttgtacatgctgaaggaattttaaccgtgtttaaataaagttatctatcttatctatctatctatctactcgaaatcatgtgattacctgtacTAACAGGACAGTGTAATattaggacagtacgcgtcctgcataagtaattggacagtacgcacCATCGCGCGGGCGcaattgaattttttctttcactgcTAGCTAAAAACTCTcggaatattttgttttaattataaaAAAGCTTATCATAAAATAATACAAGTTTTATTATAGTTATGATAAATTGGTGACAGAATTTCGTGTCGtacaattcggtctgtaatcatactggtgattaaacaaatcggactcccacAGTCACTCGTACGATTACAGACCGGATTCGACCGGCtgcactcagtcctattaccgttattaatatacatgtatgtaccttTTGCAAGACATAACCCATGGACTCGGAAATTCGTTCCTCCGCTCCAACAGAGCGGCCAGTCTCGGAATAAACTGACAAGGCACGCAGTTGAGAAAGCACACGTGGGAGAAGTTGAGTGACAGAAACAGCCCCGTCCTGTTCTATTTTTAGCAGTGTGGGAAGTTGTTCGATACACAAGTCCATTGCTGCCCGCGGGCGGGGCATGTTGATCATGTTTTCCGGTGAAGGTTCTTGGATCAAAGCGGTTGTCTGGTTAATGTCGCGGTGAAGTTTATCCAGCTTGCGAATGAACTCCGAGGcactgaaaaagaaacactgtGTCACTTAAACTTTAATCTCTGCAACTTTCCTAGGTTTATGAGACACAGACAGACACGCATCAGGGTTTTGTATGTTAAGGTTAGCAGCTTCTAAGTCGTTTACAATTTTTCcgaatttttggagaaaaagcCCTCATTGATGCTGTTAAAAATTGTACTCTTTCGCGCGTCTAGGTTTCTGCAGCCCCTATTGATGCTATAATATCTTCATCAGTAGCACCTTTAAAACTGGACGCCATTTTGGCAAAGAGATGTAGGAAACGTTGCCATGGCAGGAATTCTGCCAATTCCCTGCTAAGAGAGGCCTCTGTTCCCTTTTATTGGGCAGGCGGGAGGAAAAGAGGACAAGAGGCCTCTGATAGCAGGGAATTCTGCCTCAAAAATTCACGAGTTAATTATCACCAACAACACTAAAGAAGAAAACCTCCATCATCGCTGAAAATTAAACGCTGATCTTACCGTGATTCGTTGTATTCTCGTTCTACACTAACGTCTTGTCCCAGGGCCCTGACAGCACTAACGTCTGCGCCATCTGTGCTAGTCTTCTCGTTAAACCATTTACTGTAGTGAGACGGGTCTACATTGGCTGGTGGTACAGGCAGACTCACAGTACCCACACTAAGGGACGAGTGCTGTTGGAGGGCTGTTTCTTTGATCGCGTGATGTGTTAGTATTTCCACGAAACGGCGGTCCCAATGGTCAGTGACTTTCCCGCCATATACCCCCTTTGAATTTAAAGGAATAAAACTTAAAGTAATTCGATTTTGTAGcgaattttcaatttttatgcGTTGGTTACCGTAAGTAGCATAggtaaaaaaggagaaaatcgCCGATAAATCGCGTCAAAGGTCGAACAAGCTCGAAACAATGCAAGGGATCCCCGCCTGTTCGACTTAGACGCGCAATTTGAAAAATTGCCCATTGAATGGGCCTAAAAATCTCCGTTTTTCCTCCAGAGAGGAAGTGTAGTCACTAAGCACCTGTAGTAATGATTTACGCCAAAAACAACGGGAAGTAAAGTAATCCCTGAAAGTCTCAGTATTTTCAGCAGTTGCTCTGTTTTACGAATTGATTCAAGACGCAAATGGATGCTCCCTAGAACGTATCTGGAGTAAGAAAGGGTGTTGGGGGAGAGGCAACAAACCACGCAAAAACGTAAAGAAGTCTTAGACATTTTCgaacaaaatttacaaaagtTCTTCCAACTTACCTTGGAAATCATTTCAGAGAGTGCTTCTAACTGTGTAGCACTCAGGCCATCTTGCCTCGTGGCCCACCCAATAACCATCTGAAATGCGGTTAACAAGTCACGCGTGGACAGAGGGTGGCGACCGCTAGATGTCCGCGTCCCCAGCTGATGGCGCATGAGCAGGACACTGTGGCTTACGTACAAGCCAAACAAAGTGGAACGAACTGCGAGGGACTGGTCACGAGCTTGTTCCCAGTACGCTCTTGGAACGGCCTGTTATAACCAGAAAATACAGCTGCTTAGTGTTGCCACTACACAAGACAAGAacatttgaatattttttctaCTGAGTCTGTTTAGGAAAGCTTACACTTCTATTTTGGCTCTTAAGAGGTTTTAAGGAAAAGTTGGTTAAAATTCGTCCCCCAGCCCCcagtcccataatgcaattcggCACATAAACGACCACGTCACTCGTGCAACCTCAAACCAAATTGTCCCCACCGCTTTTCCTCCCATTTAAAGGAAGAAGCCCTGGGAACCAGGTTGAACCTCTTCTTTCGCTATCTACTGTGAGTTTGCTGCCCAGCCATTcgcgtggtacaaaaccgccacgctggagagcaaaattcgcactgggacaagacaaacaaaggaaattaccatttaaaattatgctTGTCTTTTGTTtatcttgtcccagtgcgacttttgctctccagctcggcggttttgtaccacgtgaatggctagctgcaaagcgCCTATTAGTGAAATGAAACTTATCATACCTCGAGTGTTGATGTTATAAGGGACTTCAAGTCCAGGTCTGTGGAGTCCAGGGCCTGATACACCGGTCCTTCTCTCTGCACCACGTTCCAAGCCAGCTGATGGGCAAAAAGAAGAAGCCCCACTGGCAAGTGATCTGCAGGCTCACAAAGAAGAAACACTCGCCACTGAGAAGGAGTTGATGAAGTTTCTACAAACGCCATAAGAGAAAATATCACCAAACTGTGTTACCGAATGTTCGTGTTAAGGGGCAGCATCTAGTAGAAATAGCCTGGTTATGGACATTCTGCATAACTCACTCCATGTTCTATTTCCGAATGGTACCAAATACGTAAATAATTAGTATAAATACGATCGTAGAGAGCCAAGCAGAACGACTAGTATATAATAAAGTGTATGGGGTAAAATGATGGCAATGGTTCCTCAAATTTAACGTTGTGAGAGACGTTCAAGAAAATCACAGTCATACCAGTTTTGTTGATCTCATTGCTTTAGACGATTTGTTCTTTGCGCCTACGATTTCAAATGTGGATGTGTCTAAAACACCAGCTATTCAAATGATAAcggaatgactttcattctggATCGAGTTCATTCCATCTCCATATATTTCTCTGCATTTGGTTGCATGATACCAAAAGACCATTTCGTTCCCGTACAAGTCATTCCGGTTTTCATTCCTAATAAAGTCCTCGTTCTGGTACAAATTctggtatcatgtaaactgaAAACGAACTTTGTTCTGGATTTTAAATCGCAAATCGTATAGTCTGGCACGAGTGGCGCATACGTATTTGACTGAAGCGAAAACCACGCGAGCGAGATCGCTTGAAAGCAATACGAACTTAACTCTGGAACGAAACTCATTTCAGAACGAAATTCATTCCGGTATCATACAAACAGACCCTAACTCTCTTTTACGAGTCCACAGCGTTCAACATTGGGCAAAAAAACTCCTACCTCCCCACCGAACCTTCAAGACCATCCTTTCCCCTCCCACATCAAAATGATACGCACCAGCTTGTAATTTAAGCCTTGATAACCGATTGTAGAGTTGCTCCAGCCATAGACGAGAAGCCAATTGAAGGTTTTCTATTACCAGCCAAGTGTCAGTCCACACAGCCGTTGCCAAGGCAACATCAATGACCTCTTCCTGTCCGTGTCCCACAGATATCTGTTGGCACTATACATTATGGGCCTGTAAAAGGCGAATTAACTAGGTTCAATTCTTAGTTTTGTACATTTGGTAACTTGTTTATGTCAGCAGTGCTGCAAGCGAGTTGGTTCGTTTAGTGTgtgattaatttttttgggggtcgacccaaaaaaaatttaaaagggtatgtatggagttttgtaagcataactgggctacgatgtcagagacaatttgccccaaaatgctcatttttggctagtaggcctcttggacattgttctttcagaatatcctgacaaatcccataatttcagaaatttcatttttatgatgtcatcactttagtactctattgtaAACAACGTCATTAGCCATCTAAACAGGAATActgtatttcctcaaataataggCAGGGGCGATTATTACTTTTTTCTCACAAAAAGGGGCGATTATTTGAGGATGGCAATTATTGCAAATAATTGTTCAGTGGAGGTTGTGTCCtaaatattttttccaaatttggttccttgattaattttcagcgTCAATATCCTAGGcgtcagagcttgaatcgtcactgatcatTCTGCTGGATCTGACTCCACTTCAAGTTGACAGGGAGGGTATaagagaaagagaagatggcGAGAGGGGTGAAGAGTGGGCAATTATTTGAGGGAGGCAATTAATcaagggacggctattattcgaggaaataccaTAGGTTTGTTATCCTAAAGACAATTATGTGGTAATCAGTTGTCCACATTTCTTTCCCCAttcttaagagccaatgtctgtaattttcgagaatcggttgacagtcgtgaatttttgaatttcttcttattttgtccaaattatctctatagtacactaatttcaaaaatcaccttaaaacttgtaacagctttttattttttcaggaatcaggcaaagtttgaataactctaaatcggcgctctttcgagtatgaaattagcgaaaattaagcattttcttcgcgctcgtacataaaaacgggatAATATCTCaagatgaaatcaagtcacaaaacagacatacatttttactttataattcagcaattaactttaaataaaccgtttaaatgaGACTGTACCGGCCGCGAGAAGAAACACGGTTTCAGCACTTttcgaaaatggcaaatttgacctaacttcaccatcgtagaaacccagttggtacatggaatttcaatatgaaacaagaactgtattgaagcatatccgttgctgttgtttgtgttaaaatatttctggcggcattccaaatgcgcaccgtcgagagaccaaaacctgaagggtattttgacaccaggaaagcgcgtgtgcaacaagcaagtttcgacgcttggaatattaatccttTGCAAACATAAGTCACTTCGACATTTAAaccctagtcagagttgtaacggtttcagataatatttcggcgtttctgttcggtttaacatgattcctttcaactgatttttgcgataaaccataatgaagagacacgaatacgcagttcaacgcacagttagtagaggggattattgtcgaaatactcgcttgctatagttttaatcgtattgaaaccttaaaatcagaaaagttatttacttacctgaacttaaatgctagacggggtcacagtaccgctaactaaattctgcatcaaggcagaatcaaagttaagtttgtgtatgttttcaatctgtcaacacgagggaagatgacattctggaagtgcgtgacgcgtaacgcgccggaaaagaaattcctggtataagtgttttacggtgcaagtctttgttgtatgttcgtatagcatttcgcacatattcaaacttggtttgtggcgcctgtggccccagtaatgctgaatgtattgcgatcatagaaaagatgtcgTGAGTCACTTGGTATGCTCGGACTTGTTAGTCACGTCAGTATGTTAATgataaaagtaaggttttctgcatttacgttaggcgacctttgtttgatccacaaaattggcgcatgaaaataagagtttttcctcaccaccgctaaatgtttggttccgagtggcggtgcaacaaatcacgtggtaccgttctagatcaggctactggctgctcatagaGGGGTCCATTAAGGCACATTGATTGACGACTCTGCATGGCCTGAAGAAAATGAtttacgcagacgttttctgagcgacgaaggtgcaGCTTTTACTCtcctttttcgtttcgaaaatgGACGAGCACGCGAGAGAGATCCCCTTGCGCTaatggtcaataaatcccctgcggtttttattttcatacgcgaAATCGACGATCTCCGAAAAGAAAATAGATCGACGATCTCGAAAGAAAaagtagagggtctgtgaatAGGCTACGAAGGTGcttgttattattttagtgaacTTTACAAGAGGTCTCTGGCGACTATGCTAACGTCATGAAAAGTCTACTTAGCTTGTTTAAGTTTAGCCAGGGCAAGAGGAGGAGAAGAGTGGGATGGTACACATATAAAAATTCATGTCTTTATCACTCCATTTAGAGCTAGcagactttgtttgatccacaaaattggcgcatgaaaataaaagtttttcctcaccaccgctaaatgtttggtttcgAGTGGCGGAGCACAAATCACGTTGTACCGTTCCAGAACAGCCTATTGTCTGCTCATTTAAAAGGGGTCCGTAAGGGCACATTAATTGATGACTCTGCGCGGCCTGAAGAAAatgatatacgcagacgttttctgagcgacgaaggtgcagcctttacacttctttttcttttcgaaaatggctATGTacttctctcctcgctcctcgctgCTAGGCGGTCGTTTTTGCCTGAGGGATACCACCACGAAGGAGTTTTAGCAAACAGGTCTCTGCAGGTGTAGACCTAGCAAAAAGGGCATTCTCCACCTGAAATTTTAAATCGATATGAAAggctattttcagccttttgt is a window from the Porites lutea chromosome 10, jaPorLute2.1, whole genome shotgun sequence genome containing:
- the LOC140950720 gene encoding dynein axonemal heavy chain 9-like, which codes for MKCQQISVGHGQEEVIDVALATAVWTDTWLVIENLQLASRLWLEQLYNRLSRLKLQAETSSTPSQWRVFLLCEPADHLPVGLLLFAHQLAWNVVQREGPVYQALDSTDLDLKSLITSTLEAVPRAYWEQARDQSLAVRSTLFGLYVSHSVLLMRHQLGTRTSSGRHPLSTRDLLTAFQMVIGWATRQDGLSATQLEALSEMISKGVYGGKVTDHWDRRFVEILTHHAIKETALQQHSSLSVGTVSLPVPPANVDPSHYSKWFNEKTSTDGADVSAVRALGQDVSVEREYNESR